The following DNA comes from Pseudomonadota bacterium.
TTGGTCAGGCCATAGGCGGTGTCATTGGCCATCTCGATGGCTTCGTCTTCGCTGTCGAACGGCGTGATGGCGAGAACCGGACCAAAGATCTCCTCGCGCCAGATCGTCATGTTCTGATCGACATCGGCAAACACGGTCGGCCGCGCGAACCAGCCGCGGTTCAGGCCCTCTGGCCTGCCGGTGCCGCCAGCGACCAGCCGGGCGCCCTCGTCGATGCCCTTCTGGATCAGACCCTGGATCTTGTCCCACTGCACTTCCGAGACGACGGGGCCGATCTGGCTGCCGTCGACATCGGCGGCCGCGACCTCGGTCTGCTGGGCGACAGACTGCGCCGTCTCGACCGCCTTGTCGTACATGGAGCGTTCGACCAGCATCCTGGTCGGTGCGTTGCAGGACTGGCCAGAATTGTTGAAGCAATGGCGTACGCCGCGTGTCACTGCCTTCTCGTCGGCGTCGGCGAAGATGATGTTCGCGCCCTTGCCGCCCAGTTCCAGCGTCACGCGCTTGATCGAATCGGCGGCGTTCTTGGTGATCAAACGGCCCGCCCGGGTCGATCCTGTGAAGCTGACCATGTCGACATCGGGATGGACGGCGAGCTGCGTGCCGACGCCCGGGCCGTCGCCATTGACCAGGTTGAAGACGCCGGCGGGAATGTCGGCGGCATCGACCATCTCGGCAAACAGGTAGGACGAGAGCGGCGCCACCTCAGACGGCTTCAAGACGACCGTGCAGCCGGCGGCAAGCGCCGGTGCGACCTTCAGCACCACCTGGTTCATCGGCCAGTTCCACGGTGTGATCAGCGCGCAGACCCCGATCGGCTCCATCAGGATGCGGTCGCCGGGCGCGTGGTCGCCCAGCATGCGGTCAAACTGGAAGGTCTTCAGCGTCTCGATCGCGTCTTTCATATGGCCGATGCCGGCACCGACCTGTGCGCTGCGCGCCAGGGCGATCGGCGCGCCCATCTCCTGGCTGATCGCCTGGGCCATCTCCTCGGCACGATCCTT
Coding sequences within:
- a CDS encoding aldehyde dehydrogenase family protein → MLDARQFYINGAWVAPIEGEELTVLNPSNEEPFATISLGGQADTDMAVAAAKSALPAWAQSPKDERVAVLERLFAAYKDRAEEMAQAISQEMGAPIALARSAQVGAGIGHMKDAIETLKTFQFDRMLGDHAPGDRILMEPIGVCALITPWNWPMNQVVLKVAPALAAGCTVVLKPSEVAPLSSYLFAEMVDAADIPAGVFNLVNGDGPGVGTQLAVHPDVDMVSFTGSTRAGRLITKNAADSIKRVTLELGGKGANIIFADADEKAVTRGVRHCFNNSGQSCNAPTRMLVERSMYDKAVETAQSVAQQTEVAAADVDGSQIGPVVSEVQWDKIQGLIQKGIDEGARLVAGGTGRPEGLNRGWFARPTVFADVDQNMTIWREEIFGPVLAITPFDSEDEAIEMANDTAYGLTNYVQTQDLDRAHRAARVLRSGMVEINGHSRGPGAPFGGYRQSGNGREGGVWGLEDFLEVKSVSGWQ